The stretch of DNA AAAGGAAAGGACCCGGTGCAGCTTCTCGTCGGGGAACGAGTGGACTGCATCCCGGTCGTACGATAGGATGTTACTCTCGCCATCTGGAAGTTCACTCATAGCTTACTGAACGCGACGGAGCGAGAAAAAAACCTCGGGAGAGTGTGGGATTTACGCTTCGGCTGCAGCCTGTGCGACTTCTTCGTAGTTTGGTTCGACGCCGGGGTCGTCGGTGACCCACGAGTAGGTGACTTCACCGTCTGCGTTGATGACGAACACGGAGCGCTTTGCGACGCCGTAGACGCCGAGGGCGTCGAAGTCCATCTCAACGTCGAACGCCTCGATGATGTCGCGGTTCAGGTCGGAGATGAGGCCGAAGTTGAGGTCGTTCTGGGCGCGGAACTCGTTGAGCGTAAACGGCGTGTCGCGGCTGACGCCGAACACGTCTGCGCCGACATCCTCGAACTGGCTGAGGTTGTCGCGGAACGTGCACATCTCGTTGGTACAGACGCTCGTGAACGCGCCCGGGAAGAATGCGAGCACGAGTGGGCCATCGTCGAGTTCGGCTTCGAGGTCGAACTCCTCGATGTCGCCGTTTGCTACCGGTGCGCTGAAGTCTGGTGCGTCGTCGCCAGTGTTGACCATTGCGTCTGGGCGTTACGGAGACAGTCAAAAGACGTTTGCGCTCTCGGCCAATCGGCACGCAACAGACGGTCAATCACGGGAGGGCTGCCGATTACCCCACCTTTGGGAGGGTCTTGCCGGATGAGCAAAAAGCCTATATTAAACAGTAGGCAACGATGGGGTAGAGATGCTCGACACAATCACTCCGCTGTTCCCGGGAATCCCGGGCGGGCCGGAACTGCTCGTTATTCTGTTCATCGCCATCCTCCTGTTTGGCGCAAACAAGATTCCAAAGCTCGCTCGCTCCACCGGGCAAGCGATGGGTGAGTTCCAGAAAGGCCGCGAAGAAGTCGAAGGCGAACTCGAAGAGATGCGCAAGAAGGGCAAAGAAGGCCCAACCGACGCTGAAGAGGCTAACGCGGACACCACGGATGCCGACGCGGACAAAGCAGAGACGCAGGCCGCCGCTGACGAAGCCCAGCCAAACATCGGCGCAGACGACGAGGAAGACGACGTCGAAGCCGAGAAAGAGAAGTAAAAGGGTAACCGTTTTTCTCCCCCGCCCTCGACCTCTCAGCGGACGCGCTGCGTCTGTGCATTTTGAGGGCGTGTGGCCTAGTGGATAGGGCGAGAGGTTCCTAACCTCTCGATCGCGGGTTCAAATCCCGTCACGCCCGTAAACTGTGTTGCGAGCACTGCGAGCAACCAGTTGAGGATCATTCGGGATTTGAACCCTGCCAGTCGCAGCGCGAACGAAGTGAGTGACCGTCTGGCTCTGGTTCGAATCCCGTCGCGCCCTTCTGCGGCTCAATTTATTAGAAAACTTCGTTACTCAGACCGCTCTACCGTAAACGTCGTCCCGCACTCGGTGCAGTCGAATTTGAAGCCACCGGCGTCGGTCAACGTCAAGCCGTGGGCGGTTTCTTCCTCACACGCTCGACAGAAGGTAAGCGATTCGATTTCGTCCCAGTCGTGCACCTTTCCGGGTGCGCCGAAGGCGAAGCCGACGACCGTCTCGTCGTCCTCGTTGCTTCCTTGCTGGAACTCTCCGGGGGCGAATCGGATGACTTCCCCGGCTTCGACGGTGACAGTGTCTCGCTCCTCGTCAACCAGCGTCTCGAAGGTCGCGGCTCCCTCTTGGACGTAGAACACTTCTTCTTGGTCGTGGTGGGTGTGTAAGCCGCCGGAGAAGGACTCACCGGATTCGAGTTCGAAGTAGTTCATGGCGAAGTCCTCGGTGCCGAGGGCTCTCGAAACGGGCCGACGGACGCTGTGGACGTTCATCGGATTAGTGAGGATGTCGACCTCGTCGATGGAGACTTTCTTCATATACTCACGTTGAGCGCTAGTGAATGAAAAGGGTGGGTCTGCGGCAATGATTCGCGGGTAGTACCCGAATTACCCGCCGAGGTACAAGCGCGACACTTCTGGATTATCCAGTAGTGCGTCTGCTTCGTCAGTGTAGGCAACCGTCCCCTGGTCTAAGACGTAGCCCCGGTCAGAGATGGCGAGGCCTTCGCGGGCGTTCTGTTCGACCATGAGGATAGCCGTGCCGAGGTCGTTCACCTTCTGGACGTCCTTGAACACGTTCTGGACGATGTTCGGCGCGAGGCCGGCGGACGGCTCGTCGATGAGGAGGACGTGTGGCTCCATGACGAGTGCCCGAGCAAACGCGAGCACCTGACGCTGTCCGCCAGAGAGTGTGCGGGCTTTCGCCTCCCGCTTCTCGTCGAGAATGGGGAACCGCTCGTAGAGGTCGGCGATGACGTCTTCGAGCCCCGAGTCCCGGGCTACCCCGCCCATGCGGAGGTTCTCGTCGATGGTCATCGACCCGAACACATTGTCTACCTGTGGGACATAGCCAACGCCTTCGCGGACGAGGTCCTCGGGAGGGGTGCCCGTAATCTCCTCACCGTCTAATCGAATCACACCCTCCCACGGTTCGAGCAGGCCGAACACAGTCTTGAGGACCGTCGATTTCCCGGCGCCGTTCGGCCCGATGATGCAGACGATTTCGTCCTGTTCTAAGTGGAGTGTGAGATCGTCGAGAACCTGGGCTTCACCGTAGCCCGAGTCGACGGATTCGACGGTGAGTGCGCGGTCGCTCATTCGGCACCTCCGAGGTACGCGTCGATGACGCGTTTGTCGTGTCTGACTTCCTCCGGCGTCCCCTCCATCAGGACGCGCCCCTGGTCTAAGACGATGATTGGGTTTGCGAGATCCATGATGAACGGCATGTCATGTTCGATGATGAGGAAGGTCTGGCCTTCATCGTTCAGTTCCTTGATGAACCGCTTGATATCGTTCGCGAGCGTCGGGTTGACACCAGCGACTGGTTCGTCGAGGAGCAAGATGTCCGGTTCCGTCATAATGGCGCGAGCGAGCTCGACGAGTTTCAACTGGCCACCGGACAGGTCCGTCGATGGCTGGTCGATGAGGTGGTCGATTTCGAAGCGTTCGAGCAGTCGCTCTGCCTCTTCGATGTTCGCTCGCTCCTGTTCGCGAACCTTGCCGGGTTGCAAGAACAGCGGGACGATGGACTCGCCCGACTGCGGACGCGGACCGACCAGCATCGCCTCGCGGACGGTCATCCCTTCCAGTCTGCGTGGCGTCTGGAAAGTCCGAATGAGCCCCGAACGAGCCGTTTCGTGTGGCTCTGCATTCGTGACCTCTTGGTCGTTGACCCAGACGCGGCCGTCGTCTAGGTCGTAGAACCCGGACATTAGGTTGAATAGCGTGGACTTTCCAGCACCGTTCGGGCCAATCATCCCCGTAATCGAACCGCGTTCGATTTGCAGTGTCACGTCGTTGGTCGCCGTCAGGCCACCGAACGATTTCTTCAGACCCTTTGTTCTGAGGACGGGGTCTTGCTTGTCGAGATTCGCGCCTTCGTAAATCATCTCGGTCATTGTTTTTCACCTCCATCCCGCGCAGCAGGCCAGATGAGTTCCGACCGCGGTGGCAGGATACCCTGCGGACGGAACCGGACGATACCGATGATGAGCAGGCCCACGATGAGCAGACGGACTGCGCCCACGTTCACGTCGAGCGCGAGGAAGTTGATGAAGAAACTTGGGAAGACTCGAACTGCGACAAGAGTGAGTCCGCCGAGGATGGCTCCGCGATTGCTCCCAGTTCCGCCGAGGATGACGGCGACCCACACGTAGAACGTGTTGATGGGTTCGAGCGTCTCGGGCAGGACGAAGCGGAACTGGTAGGCGTAGAAGAATCCGGCGATGGCCATCAGGACGCTCCCAAGGACGAACGCTTGCATCTTCAGCCAGTAGGTGTTCTTGCCGAGTGCCTTCGCTAGATCCTCGTCGGAGCGAATCGTCCGGAGGACCCGCCCCCACGGCGAGATGTGAAGCCGCCGGAGGAACAGGTAGACGACGAACACCGTAATCGCAACCAGCAAGAAGTCGACGAGTCCCCGGTACGGGAACGCCGGTGCGTCGGGCGCGAACACCGCGTCGAGAGACGTAGCCAGTTCTGGCAGGAGAGCCGGAATACTTACCCCCTGCGTACCTGCGGTCAGTTCGCGCTCGTTGCTCACGAGTTCTCGGATAATCTCTGCAAAGCCGATACTCGCAATTGCAAGGTAGTCTGCACGCAGCCGAAGCGTTGGAATCCCTATAATGAGTGCGGTCAGCGCACTCACCACGATAGCGGCGACGAGTGCAACACCGGGGTTGAACTCGAAGCCGAGTGGCGACCCTGGAGCCGAGAGGAGCGCGACGGAGTACATGCCGATGCCCCAGAACGCGGCGACGCTGAAATTGATGAGGCCAGCGTAGCCCCACTGGACGTTCAGCCCGAGCGCGAGGAGTATCCACATTCCCGCGACTGCGTATGTTGGCACGATGAAGCTCAGTTCGAAGATGAACAGTGAGACTAGAATCGATAGTCCCACCACTACAACCACGCCCATCTCGGTCTGGTCGAACCGTGAGAGCGGGGAACTGCCAGTCGAGGTGTCGTCGCTCATGTGGCCTCCCCCATGATGCCCTGTGGACGTACGAGCAGGATGATGATCATCAGCGCGAACGCGACGGCTGGTGCGTACTCGACGGGCACGAACGGAATCGCTGGGGTCAGTTCGTGGGCCATGCCGATGACGAGGCCCCCGAGCATCGCGCCGTAGACAGAGCCAATCCCGCCGAGGATGACCGCGGCGAACACGACCAGAAGCAGGTCGAAGCCCATGCGTGGGCGGACGAGCGTGTCGATGCCGAGGAACACGCCGCCTGCGGCGGCGAGTGCGCCACCGATAATCCACATCGCGAGGACGACCTCACGCGTGCGGATGCCGCTCACCCGGGCGAGACTCGGGTTGTCTGCGGTCGCACGCATCTTCCGACCGAGTGTCGTGTACTGTAAAAGCGTGTGCAGTCCCACCACAAGCAGTATCGTGACCACGAGGATGACGAAGTCACGCTGCGTGAGCGCGATGCCGCCGAGGCTCTGTGTCGCCTCGAAGAACCAGTCGATGCGTCCCTGCGAGGCGATTTCGTATCGTTCCTGGTCTGCACCGAAACTCAATTGGATGATTGCGCGGTAGGCGA from Haladaptatus sp. ZSTT2 encodes:
- a CDS encoding redoxin domain-containing protein, which translates into the protein MVNTGDDAPDFSAPVANGDIEEFDLEAELDDGPLVLAFFPGAFTSVCTNEMCTFRDNLSQFEDVGADVFGVSRDTPFTLNEFRAQNDLNFGLISDLNRDIIEAFDVEMDFDALGVYGVAKRSVFVINADGEVTYSWVTDDPGVEPNYEEVAQAAAEA
- a CDS encoding twin-arginine translocase TatA/TatE family subunit, yielding MLDTITPLFPGIPGGPELLVILFIAILLFGANKIPKLARSTGQAMGEFQKGREEVEGELEEMRKKGKEGPTDAEEANADTTDADADKAETQAAADEAQPNIGADDEEDDVEAEKEK
- a CDS encoding cupin domain-containing protein yields the protein MKKVSIDEVDILTNPMNVHSVRRPVSRALGTEDFAMNYFELESGESFSGGLHTHHDQEEVFYVQEGAATFETLVDEERDTVTVEAGEVIRFAPGEFQQGSNEDDETVVGFAFGAPGKVHDWDEIESLTFCRACEEETAHGLTLTDAGGFKFDCTECGTTFTVERSE
- a CDS encoding ABC transporter ATP-binding protein, whose protein sequence is MSDRALTVESVDSGYGEAQVLDDLTLHLEQDEIVCIIGPNGAGKSTVLKTVFGLLEPWEGVIRLDGEEITGTPPEDLVREGVGYVPQVDNVFGSMTIDENLRMGGVARDSGLEDVIADLYERFPILDEKREAKARTLSGGQRQVLAFARALVMEPHVLLIDEPSAGLAPNIVQNVFKDVQKVNDLGTAILMVEQNAREGLAISDRGYVLDQGTVAYTDEADALLDNPEVSRLYLGG
- a CDS encoding ABC transporter ATP-binding protein is translated as MTEMIYEGANLDKQDPVLRTKGLKKSFGGLTATNDVTLQIERGSITGMIGPNGAGKSTLFNLMSGFYDLDDGRVWVNDQEVTNAEPHETARSGLIRTFQTPRRLEGMTVREAMLVGPRPQSGESIVPLFLQPGKVREQERANIEEAERLLERFEIDHLIDQPSTDLSGGQLKLVELARAIMTEPDILLLDEPVAGVNPTLANDIKRFIKELNDEGQTFLIIEHDMPFIMDLANPIIVLDQGRVLMEGTPEEVRHDKRVIDAYLGGAE
- a CDS encoding branched-chain amino acid ABC transporter permease is translated as MGVVVVVGLSILVSLFIFELSFIVPTYAVAGMWILLALGLNVQWGYAGLINFSVAAFWGIGMYSVALLSAPGSPLGFEFNPGVALVAAIVVSALTALIIGIPTLRLRADYLAIASIGFAEIIRELVSNERELTAGTQGVSIPALLPELATSLDAVFAPDAPAFPYRGLVDFLLVAITVFVVYLFLRRLHISPWGRVLRTIRSDEDLAKALGKNTYWLKMQAFVLGSVLMAIAGFFYAYQFRFVLPETLEPINTFYVWVAVILGGTGSNRGAILGGLTLVAVRVFPSFFINFLALDVNVGAVRLLIVGLLIIGIVRFRPQGILPPRSELIWPAARDGGEKQ
- a CDS encoding branched-chain amino acid ABC transporter permease — protein: MANIVQMLADGLIFSCIIVLGAIGLSLIYSIADFANFAHGDLMTVGAFGGLVGATEFAKLLPGDSIVFFELPISLYFGLLFGMAAAAAVTLVTERLIYRPLKDAGSIELLITSIGIALAYRAIIQLSFGADQERYEIASQGRIDWFFEATQSLGGIALTQRDFVILVVTILLVVGLHTLLQYTTLGRKMRATADNPSLARVSGIRTREVVLAMWIIGGALAAAGGVFLGIDTLVRPRMGFDLLLVVFAAVILGGIGSVYGAMLGGLVIGMAHELTPAIPFVPVEYAPAVAFALMIIILLVRPQGIMGEAT